The proteins below come from a single Pedobacter aquae genomic window:
- a CDS encoding MarC family protein — protein sequence MNSFFNFNEILSVTMILFAIIDILGSIPVIVQLRQKAGHIQSEKASLVALVLMIIFLFVGEALLKVIGLDISSFAIAGSLVIFFIAMEMILGINFFKEEIPETVSIVPLAFPLIAGAGTMTTLLSLKSEYATQNIVVGIVLNMLFVYIILKNTLRLEKLFGTTGLHILRKAFGIILLAIAIKLFRTNTGL from the coding sequence ATGAATAGCTTTTTCAACTTTAATGAGATTTTATCTGTAACGATGATTTTATTTGCCATCATTGATATATTAGGTTCTATTCCTGTTATTGTGCAGTTAAGACAAAAAGCAGGTCACATACAATCTGAAAAAGCAAGTTTAGTGGCTTTGGTGTTGATGATTATCTTCTTATTTGTTGGTGAAGCCTTACTAAAAGTTATTGGTTTAGACATCTCATCTTTCGCAATTGCTGGTTCTTTGGTAATCTTCTTTATCGCTATGGAGATGATTCTAGGCATCAATTTTTTTAAGGAAGAAATCCCGGAAACGGTATCTATTGTACCTTTAGCTTTCCCTTTAATTGCTGGGGCTGGCACCATGACTACCCTACTCTCTCTAAAATCAGAATATGCTACGCAAAATATTGTGGTAGGTATTGTGCTAAATATGCTATTTGTTTACATCATCCTCAAGAATACCTTGCGTTTAGAAAAACTATTTGGCACCACAGGTTTACATATTTTAAGAAAAGCTTTTGGTATTATTCTCTTAGCTATTGCGATAAAACTGTTTAGAACAAATACAGGTTTGTAA
- a CDS encoding zeta toxin has product MPEILNCKEFVNADEIAKGLSPFQPEKVSFEAGRIMLNRINELLSENENFAFETTLSTKSYKGKIIEAKEKRYSVSLLFFWLQNVDLAKERVKIRVSEGGHNIEPAIIERRYFRGIKNLFDIYLPIVDGALIFDNSEGKHELLADKQIDGVLNIINQKKFNLLKNYYDNN; this is encoded by the coding sequence TTGCCTGAAATTTTAAATTGTAAAGAATTTGTCAATGCTGATGAAATTGCAAAAGGATTATCTCCTTTTCAACCTGAAAAAGTTTCGTTTGAAGCAGGTCGAATCATGCTTAATAGAATTAATGAATTGCTATCTGAAAATGAAAACTTTGCATTCGAAACGACTTTATCGACTAAGAGCTATAAAGGTAAAATCATCGAAGCAAAAGAAAAGAGGTATAGCGTTTCATTATTGTTTTTTTGGCTTCAAAACGTTGACTTAGCTAAAGAACGTGTAAAAATAAGAGTTTCAGAAGGTGGCCACAATATTGAGCCTGCAATAATTGAAAGAAGATACTTCAGAGGAATTAAGAATTTGTTTGACATTTATCTTCCAATCGTTGACGGAGCTCTAATTTTTGATAATTCAGAAGGAAAACATGAACTCTTGGCAGATAAACAAATAGATGGAGTTCTAAATATCATCAATCAAAAAAAATTTAACCTTTTAAAAAATTACTATGACAACAATTGA
- a CDS encoding ABC transporter substrate-binding protein has translation MISVLNRLLPLSGSRVYRLLFLAFLAACSPKTTPKVVERIEPAPDREVKTKPKLETLPEEKPVEKPEMVLSLVLPFELTSINYKTAGLKDIAKAEIAIDFYQGFKMGLDSVAHNLGANFKLQVYDSKDDPANIAILAAKAGIKNSDLIVGPIFPNGIKAFATYSKNMQKLVVSPLAASGPEQFNNPYLITVNNSLEQHTLSAVNFIKSDLKPKKSS, from the coding sequence ATGATATCAGTTCTAAACCGCCTGCTACCATTGAGTGGGAGTAGGGTTTATAGATTACTATTTTTAGCTTTCTTGGCGGCTTGTTCGCCAAAAACCACCCCTAAAGTTGTAGAACGCATAGAGCCTGCACCTGATAGAGAGGTTAAAACAAAGCCTAAATTAGAAACATTACCCGAAGAAAAACCAGTGGAAAAGCCAGAAATGGTGCTTTCACTGGTTCTTCCTTTTGAACTTACCAGCATTAATTATAAAACCGCGGGTTTAAAAGACATAGCCAAAGCAGAAATTGCTATTGATTTTTACCAAGGCTTTAAAATGGGACTAGATTCTGTAGCTCATAATTTAGGAGCTAACTTTAAATTACAAGTTTACGATTCTAAAGACGACCCAGCTAATATTGCCATACTAGCAGCTAAAGCGGGTATCAAAAATTCTGATTTAATTGTTGGGCCTATTTTTCCTAACGGGATAAAAGCTTTTGCTACTTATAGCAAGAATATGCAAAAGTTGGTGGTTTCTCCCTTGGCTGCAAGTGGGCCAGAGCAGTTTAACAATCCCTATTTAATTACCGTTAACAATTCTTTAGAGCAACATACCTTAAGCGCAGTAAACTTCATCAAATCTGATTTAAAGCCTAAGAAATCGTCATGA
- a CDS encoding pseudouridine synthase: MLEIIYQDENIIAINKPHGLLVHQSPIARNAEEFALQLLRDQIQQHVWPAHRLDRKTSGLLLFALNKETDRLMQQQFMENKVQKKYLAVLRGHSPDELLINYPLKKENGTLQDAITHFKTLARTEIPLAVGKHPTSRYSLVEAQPQTGRMHQLRRHFAHIFHPIIGDRPHGCNKQNKFFKEHFQMESMLLHASELEFFHPLSNEKLHLKAALQPEFIRMLAILKIEYSK; encoded by the coding sequence ATGTTAGAGATCATTTATCAGGACGAAAATATTATTGCCATTAATAAACCTCATGGCTTGTTGGTTCATCAATCGCCCATTGCCAGAAATGCCGAAGAATTTGCACTACAACTTTTAAGAGATCAAATACAGCAACACGTATGGCCAGCCCATCGTTTAGATAGAAAAACCAGTGGCCTGCTTCTTTTTGCCCTGAACAAAGAAACCGATAGATTGATGCAGCAACAATTTATGGAGAATAAAGTGCAAAAAAAGTACCTGGCCGTATTACGTGGCCACAGCCCCGATGAACTTTTGATTAATTACCCTTTGAAAAAGGAAAATGGCACTTTACAAGATGCAATTACCCATTTTAAAACTTTAGCCCGAACAGAAATTCCACTTGCGGTGGGCAAACACCCAACATCCAGATATTCTTTGGTAGAAGCACAGCCGCAAACCGGACGTATGCACCAGTTGAGAAGGCATTTTGCCCATATTTTTCATCCCATTATTGGCGATAGGCCACATGGCTGTAATAAACAAAACAAGTTTTTTAAAGAGCATTTCCAAATGGAAAGTATGTTGCTACACGCTTCAGAATTAGAATTTTTTCATCCTTTGAGTAATGAAAAACTACATTTAAAAGCTGCTCTACAACCAGAATTTATAAGAATGTTAGCTATATTAAAAATAGAATATTCGAAATAA
- the guaA gene encoding glutamine-hydrolyzing GMP synthase: MQEKILILDFGSQYTQLIARRVRELNVYCEIHPFNKVPAIDEYTKGVILSGSPSSVRQADAPQVDFKQFHDKLPILGVCYGAQYMAQHSGGQVVASEIREYGRANLEYIHANNPLLHGIPSKSQVWMSHGDTIKEIPSNFEVIASTDTVKVAAYQVKGTQTYGIQFHPEVTHSTDGKQLLQNFLVDICGCSQDWTPHAFADITIDDLKSQLGDDKVVLGLSGGVDSSVAALLLHKAIGKNLHCIFVDNGLLRKNEFESVLESYKDLGLNVKGVNAKQLFYDALTGLTDPEQKRKAIGRVFIEVFDDEAHQISDVKWLAQGTIYPDVIESVSVNGGPSATIKSHHNVGGLPDFMKLKIVEPLKSLFKDEVRRVGKALGLPENILHRHPFPGPGLGIRILGEVTPEKVAILQEADYIYIENLKKAGWYDKVWQAGTIYLPIQSVGVMGDERTYENVVSLRAVESVDGMTADWSHLPYELLAKISNEIINNVKGINRVVYDISSKPPATIEWE, translated from the coding sequence ATGCAAGAGAAAATCCTCATTCTAGATTTCGGCTCGCAATATACCCAATTGATAGCCCGTAGGGTAAGAGAGCTAAATGTTTACTGCGAAATTCACCCCTTTAACAAGGTTCCAGCAATTGACGAATATACAAAAGGTGTCATCCTATCAGGTAGCCCATCTTCTGTTAGACAAGCCGATGCCCCACAAGTAGATTTCAAACAATTTCATGATAAACTGCCTATATTGGGCGTTTGTTATGGTGCCCAGTATATGGCGCAACATTCTGGCGGACAAGTAGTAGCCTCAGAAATTAGAGAATACGGAAGAGCAAATCTGGAGTATATTCATGCTAATAATCCTTTACTGCATGGTATCCCTTCCAAATCTCAGGTTTGGATGTCTCATGGAGATACCATAAAAGAAATTCCTTCAAATTTTGAAGTTATTGCTAGTACAGATACCGTTAAAGTTGCTGCTTACCAAGTAAAAGGAACGCAAACTTACGGTATACAATTTCACCCAGAAGTAACCCATTCTACAGATGGTAAGCAATTATTGCAAAACTTCTTGGTAGATATTTGTGGCTGCTCACAAGATTGGACCCCACATGCTTTCGCGGATATTACCATAGATGATTTAAAAAGCCAATTAGGTGATGATAAAGTAGTTTTAGGTTTATCAGGAGGGGTAGACTCATCTGTTGCGGCATTGCTTTTGCATAAAGCTATTGGCAAAAATTTACATTGTATTTTTGTTGATAATGGCTTACTACGTAAGAATGAGTTTGAATCTGTTTTAGAATCTTATAAAGATTTGGGCTTAAACGTAAAAGGCGTTAATGCTAAACAATTATTTTACGATGCCTTAACTGGTTTAACAGATCCAGAGCAGAAAAGAAAAGCAATAGGTAGAGTTTTTATAGAGGTTTTTGATGATGAAGCACATCAGATTTCTGATGTAAAATGGCTAGCACAAGGTACTATTTATCCAGATGTGATAGAATCAGTATCGGTAAATGGTGGTCCGTCTGCAACTATAAAATCTCACCATAACGTGGGTGGTTTGCCAGATTTTATGAAGCTCAAAATAGTTGAGCCTTTAAAATCATTATTTAAAGATGAAGTTAGAAGAGTTGGTAAAGCATTAGGTTTGCCAGAGAATATCTTACACAGGCACCCTTTCCCGGGCCCAGGTTTAGGTATCAGAATATTAGGAGAAGTTACTCCAGAAAAAGTAGCTATCTTACAAGAAGCAGATTACATCTACATAGAAAACCTAAAAAAAGCAGGTTGGTATGATAAAGTTTGGCAAGCAGGAACCATTTACTTGCCTATACAATCTGTTGGGGTTATGGGAGACGAAAGAACTTACGAAAACGTTGTAAGTTTAAGAGCTGTAGAATCTGTAGATGGTATGACTGCCGATTGGAGTCATTTACCTTACGAGCTATTAGCTAAAATATCTAATGAAATTATCAATAATGTTAAAGGTATAAACCGGGTAGTGTATGATATCAGTTCTAAACCGCCTGCTACCATTGAGTGGGAGTAG
- a CDS encoding amino acid permease, which produces MNFKKPLDVLLAEAADTGEGSLKRTLSSFNLVALGIGAIIGAGLFSLTGIAAAENAGPAVTLSFVLAAVACGFAGLCYAEFASMIPVAGSAYTYSYATMGEFMAWIIGWDLVLEYALGAATVSVSWSRYLLEFLHKYNLDLPHKLIVSPFETLKLGDGTVIEGGYINLPAIFIVCMLSLVLMRGTKESATMNNVLVIVKVAVVLMFITLGWSHINPDNYTPYIPENTGIYEQFGFTGIATGAAVVFFAFIGFDAVSTAAQEAKNPQKGMPIGILGSLIVCTILYVLFAHVMTGLVNYKDFAGDAKPAATAFAVTGYSFLQDGLIIAILAGYTSVILVMLMGQSRVFYTMSKDGLLPKFFSSIHTKFNTPWKTNLFFMGFVSIFAGFVPVSDLGHMVSIGTLFAFVLVCVGVLVMRKSSPDLPRPFRTPWVPFVPIAGILVCVYLMYSLPGESWIRLAIWMALGVIIYFTYSKKNSVVRKNYADSLKQ; this is translated from the coding sequence ATGAATTTTAAAAAGCCGTTGGATGTGCTACTTGCTGAAGCAGCAGATACTGGTGAAGGAAGTTTAAAAAGAACCTTATCAAGCTTTAATCTTGTTGCTCTGGGTATTGGAGCTATCATTGGTGCTGGATTATTTTCATTAACAGGGATTGCAGCCGCTGAAAATGCTGGCCCGGCGGTAACTTTATCATTTGTATTGGCAGCAGTTGCTTGTGGTTTTGCAGGTTTATGTTATGCAGAGTTTGCCAGCATGATTCCGGTTGCAGGTTCTGCTTATACCTACTCTTACGCAACCATGGGTGAGTTTATGGCTTGGATCATTGGCTGGGATTTGGTTTTAGAATATGCTTTAGGCGCAGCCACAGTTTCTGTCTCTTGGTCTCGATATTTACTAGAGTTTCTCCATAAATACAATCTAGATTTACCGCATAAATTAATTGTATCTCCTTTTGAAACCTTAAAATTGGGCGATGGAACTGTAATTGAAGGCGGTTACATCAATTTACCAGCAATTTTTATTGTTTGTATGCTTTCTTTGGTACTTATGCGAGGCACTAAAGAGTCTGCAACCATGAATAACGTTTTGGTAATTGTTAAAGTTGCAGTGGTTTTAATGTTCATTACTTTAGGCTGGTCTCATATTAATCCTGATAACTACACCCCATACATACCAGAAAACACAGGTATTTACGAGCAATTTGGCTTTACGGGTATTGCTACTGGTGCTGCTGTTGTATTTTTCGCTTTCATAGGTTTTGATGCAGTATCTACCGCAGCACAAGAAGCTAAAAACCCACAAAAAGGAATGCCAATTGGTATATTAGGTTCGCTTATTGTATGTACAATTTTGTATGTATTATTTGCACACGTGATGACAGGCTTAGTAAATTATAAAGATTTTGCAGGCGATGCAAAACCAGCAGCTACAGCCTTCGCCGTAACCGGATATTCTTTCTTACAAGATGGTTTAATCATAGCTATTTTAGCGGGTTATACATCAGTTATCTTGGTGATGTTGATGGGGCAATCGAGGGTATTTTACACCATGTCTAAAGACGGATTACTCCCTAAATTCTTCAGCTCTATTCATACAAAATTTAACACCCCTTGGAAAACAAATTTATTTTTCATGGGCTTTGTAAGCATTTTTGCAGGCTTTGTACCAGTTTCTGATTTAGGCCACATGGTTTCTATAGGTACTTTATTTGCATTTGTTTTGGTATGTGTTGGTGTATTAGTGATGAGAAAATCATCACCAGATTTGCCAAGACCATTTAGAACACCTTGGGTACCTTTTGTGCCTATTGCTGGTATATTAGTTTGTGTTTACTTAATGTATTCTTTACCAGGCGAAAGCTGGATAAGACTTGCCATTTGGATGGCTTTAGGGGTAATCATTTACTTTACCTACAGCAAGAAAAATTCGGTAGTTAGAAAAAACTACGCCGATTCTTTAAAGCAATAA
- a CDS encoding superoxide dismutase yields MDRKDFLKTGLILGGATLVPTASAFAQNLTENTIDKLVDKDGNFIHQPLAYTNNHLEPYMDEETLHLHYTFHHGGAVKGANKDQQMIRKALDDNNLETVDFWTKKLAFHLSSHILHSIFWTNLTNKKSDPKGDLLKRIEKDFGSYDKLKMYLAKTSKDVDGNGWGILGYQPYTDKLTILQCENHEKLTQWGVIPLLVIDVWEHSYYLKYKNKRADFVDNLFNIINWDNSAYRLENALKLTK; encoded by the coding sequence ATGGACAGAAAAGATTTTCTAAAAACAGGACTTATACTTGGCGGAGCGACACTTGTTCCGACCGCTTCGGCATTTGCCCAAAACCTGACCGAGAACACTATTGACAAGTTGGTTGACAAGGACGGCAACTTTATTCATCAACCTTTGGCTTATACAAATAATCATTTGGAGCCATATATGGACGAAGAAACTTTGCATTTGCATTATACCTTTCATCACGGTGGAGCAGTAAAAGGGGCAAACAAAGACCAGCAGATGATTAGAAAGGCATTGGACGACAATAACCTTGAAACCGTTGACTTTTGGACAAAGAAATTGGCTTTTCATCTTTCATCGCATATACTTCATTCCATATTTTGGACTAACCTCACAAACAAAAAGAGCGACCCAAAAGGCGACTTGCTCAAACGTATTGAAAAAGATTTTGGCAGTTACGACAAACTGAAAATGTATCTCGCCAAGACTTCCAAAGACGTTGACGGAAATGGTTGGGGAATTTTAGGCTATCAACCTTACACCGACAAGTTGACAATTTTACAATGTGAAAACCACGAAAAATTGACGCAGTGGGGAGTTATTCCGTTGCTCGTAATTGACGTTTGGGAACATTCTTACTACCTCAAATACAAAAACAAAAGAGCTGACTTTGTGGACAATCTTTTTAACATTATCAATTGGGACAATTCAGCTTACAGATTAGAAAATGCCCTAAAACTTACGAAATAA
- a CDS encoding type 1 periplasmic-binding domain-containing protein yields MIRSGQADEFKFAVPFKKYRDSLLKQTTFSEIGIKAIGYEHVYKHLNPVGLNVVVLPATDRNFLLSITKELLKLSSNFQIAVIGHPGWEKLQFLDAATMQKLNTHITSSYKVDYKTPRVEHFLAKYRAKYSLEPSEYAIKGFDIAYYFASLMNKKVRLSPMT; encoded by the coding sequence ATGATTAGAAGTGGCCAAGCAGATGAGTTTAAATTTGCCGTTCCGTTTAAGAAATATCGCGATAGCTTACTTAAGCAAACCACATTTTCTGAAATTGGTATAAAAGCCATTGGTTATGAGCATGTATATAAACATTTGAATCCGGTTGGTTTAAATGTAGTTGTTTTGCCTGCTACAGATAGAAATTTCTTGCTTTCTATCACCAAAGAATTATTGAAGTTAAGCTCGAATTTTCAAATTGCTGTTATTGGTCACCCAGGTTGGGAAAAGCTACAGTTCTTAGATGCTGCAACCATGCAAAAGCTTAACACGCATATTACCTCATCTTATAAAGTAGATTATAAAACCCCCAGAGTAGAGCATTTTTTAGCAAAATACCGAGCTAAATATAGTTTAGAGCCTAGCGAGTATGCTATTAAAGGTTTTGATATTGCTTATTATTTTGCTTCTTTAATGAATAAAAAGGTAAGGCTTTCGCCGATGACTTGA
- a CDS encoding AbrB/MazE/SpoVT family DNA-binding domain-containing protein, with protein sequence MEVSIIKIGNSKGLRLTKTILERYNITDKIELILEKGQIILRPISEPRKGWNKAFQKMHENGDDQLLMNDVFEDENFDEWK encoded by the coding sequence ATGGAAGTTTCAATCATTAAAATAGGAAATTCAAAGGGACTTAGATTAACCAAAACCATTTTAGAGAGGTATAACATCACTGATAAAATAGAATTAATCCTTGAAAAAGGACAAATCATTTTGCGCCCAATTTCTGAACCTCGTAAAGGCTGGAATAAAGCATTCCAAAAAATGCATGAAAATGGTGATGACCAGCTCCTAATGAATGATGTTTTTGAAGATGAAAACTTCGACGAATGGAAGTAA
- a CDS encoding type II toxin-antitoxin system PemK/MazF family toxin — translation MEVKQYQIVLVNLDPTLGSEIQKTRPCVIISPNEINDNLRTVVIAPMTSTSRNYPTRVKVKHNGQEGWIVFDQIRTIDKIRIVKKFGSLTEKEILECKRVIRETFVD, via the coding sequence ATGGAAGTAAAACAGTACCAAATAGTTTTGGTTAATCTCGACCCAACTTTGGGTAGTGAAATACAAAAAACACGACCTTGTGTAATTATCTCACCAAATGAAATTAATGACAATCTAAGAACTGTTGTTATTGCACCAATGACTTCTACAAGCAGAAACTACCCAACCAGAGTAAAAGTTAAACACAATGGTCAAGAAGGTTGGATTGTATTTGATCAAATAAGAACAATAGATAAAATTCGTATTGTAAAAAAGTTTGGTTCGCTTACAGAAAAGGAAATACTCGAATGTAAACGTGTCATTAGAGAAACATTTGTTGACTAA
- a CDS encoding RsmB/NOP family class I SAM-dependent RNA methyltransferase: MKAIHQLATVEQILARYQQDQPLHRFLAVYYRQNKQMGSKDRKIASRLIYNYFRLGHALQQETLINRLIVADFLCNTLSNSFIAFYKPEWEVSINLTLEEKLALVKQEFSDFDVLAIFPFHHHLSEGVDTTLFCSKILVQPDLYIRVRKGAEKRFTGTLIDAGLNFQHLGEQTYALANGTKLDHLFTDKGLYEVQDLSSQQVGNYFKPQKWDKWWDCCAASGGKSLLLHQQQPDIKLLVSDIRASILDNLDERFLHAGIRNYQKKVLDLTLDQSLFLHDYEFDGIILDAPCSGSGTWGRTPEMINQFEEHTIQFFQDLQRKIIRNVMAYLKPGKPLIYITCSVFKEENEAQVAWIKEAFKLQVESQELIKGYQHKADTMFVARLVKA; encoded by the coding sequence ATGAAAGCTATTCACCAATTGGCCACGGTAGAGCAAATTTTAGCTCGTTACCAACAAGACCAGCCTTTGCATCGTTTTCTAGCGGTTTACTATCGTCAAAATAAGCAAATGGGGTCTAAAGACCGTAAAATAGCTAGCAGATTGATTTACAATTATTTTAGGCTAGGCCATGCACTTCAGCAGGAAACTTTAATAAATCGTTTAATTGTTGCCGATTTTCTTTGTAATACCCTTAGCAATTCATTTATTGCTTTTTATAAACCAGAATGGGAAGTTTCTATCAACTTAACCCTTGAAGAAAAGCTTGCTTTGGTGAAACAAGAATTTTCTGATTTTGATGTTTTGGCTATTTTTCCTTTTCATCATCATTTATCAGAAGGGGTAGACACCACTTTATTTTGTAGTAAAATTCTAGTACAGCCAGATTTATATATCAGAGTTAGAAAAGGTGCCGAAAAACGTTTTACAGGGACTTTAATAGACGCTGGTCTAAATTTTCAGCATTTGGGAGAACAAACTTATGCCTTGGCAAACGGTACAAAGCTAGATCATTTATTTACCGATAAAGGTTTATATGAGGTGCAAGATTTATCCTCGCAGCAAGTAGGGAATTATTTTAAACCACAGAAATGGGATAAATGGTGGGATTGCTGTGCAGCATCTGGCGGTAAATCGTTGCTTTTACATCAGCAACAGCCTGATATTAAACTTTTAGTTTCTGATATAAGAGCTTCTATTTTAGATAATTTGGATGAACGCTTTTTACATGCAGGTATCAGAAACTATCAGAAAAAAGTACTTGATTTAACCTTAGACCAATCTTTATTCTTACATGATTACGAGTTTGATGGTATCATCTTAGATGCACCTTGTAGTGGTTCTGGTACTTGGGGAAGAACGCCTGAAATGATTAATCAGTTTGAAGAACATACCATACAGTTTTTTCAAGATTTGCAGCGGAAAATCATCCGTAATGTTATGGCCTATCTAAAGCCAGGTAAGCCTCTTATTTACATCACCTGTTCTGTTTTTAAAGAAGAAAATGAAGCTCAGGTTGCTTGGATAAAAGAAGCGTTTAAATTGCAAGTAGAAAGTCAGGAACTTATCAAAGGCTATCAACATAAAGCCGATACCATGTTTGTAGCTAGGTTAGTTAAGGCATAA
- a CDS encoding YdeI/OmpD-associated family protein, translating to MNITLNPQVDKYLIDGCMRCKYGATPKCKVNQWREELELLRQIVLETGLKEEIKWGAPVYTHQGKNVILVNALKESANIGFFKGALLSDKHQILQQQGNVQAARIIRFKQVNEIEKVQTILTTYIKEAIALEESGQKVELNKNPEPLPEELIESFKDDKAFEKAFNALTPGRQRAYIIHFSQPKQSQTRMSRIEKYKAQIFNGIGLHDEYKNRLK from the coding sequence ATGAACATTACACTAAACCCACAAGTTGATAAATATTTAATAGATGGCTGTATGCGATGTAAATATGGCGCTACCCCGAAATGTAAAGTCAATCAGTGGAGAGAGGAGCTTGAATTGCTAAGACAAATTGTTTTAGAAACTGGCCTTAAAGAAGAAATAAAATGGGGAGCTCCAGTTTATACGCATCAAGGGAAAAATGTGATTCTGGTAAATGCCTTAAAAGAGTCGGCCAATATTGGCTTTTTTAAAGGTGCTTTACTGAGTGATAAGCATCAAATTTTACAACAACAGGGCAATGTTCAGGCAGCCAGAATCATCAGATTTAAGCAGGTAAACGAAATTGAAAAAGTACAAACCATTTTAACTACCTATATAAAAGAAGCCATCGCTTTAGAAGAAAGCGGACAAAAAGTAGAGCTTAACAAAAATCCAGAGCCTCTTCCGGAAGAATTGATAGAATCTTTTAAAGATGATAAAGCTTTTGAGAAAGCCTTTAATGCTTTAACACCGGGCAGACAAAGAGCTTATATCATCCATTTCTCTCAACCAAAACAAAGTCAAACACGCATGAGCCGAATTGAAAAATATAAAGCCCAAATTTTTAATGGTATAGGCTTGCATGACGAGTATAAAAACCGTTTGAAATAA